The window CTGGTGGGGCATTCCATGGGTGGGGCGGTGTCGCTGAACGCCGCGCGCCTGATGCCCCAGCGAGTGCGGTCGCTGACCTTGATCGGCAGTGCCGGGCTGGGCGCGCAGATCAATGGCAGCTACCTCAAAGGTTTTGTCGAAGCGGCCAACCGCAACGCCCTCAAGCCGCAACTGGTGCAACTGTTCTCCAATGCCGAGCTGGTCAACCGGCAGATGCTCGATGACATGCTCAAGTACAAGCGCCTGGAGGGTGTGGACGCTGCGCTGTTGCAACTGTCAGCGACGCTGTTCGCCGACGGCCGCCAGCAGGTGGATTTACGCGAAGTGGTGCAGGCCGGCCACGTCCCGACGCTGGTGATCTGGGGCAGCGACGACGCGATCATCCCGGCGGTCCACAGCGATGGGCTGAGTGCCCAGGTCGAGGTGCTGCCTGGCCAGGGGCACATGGTGCAAATGGAAGCGGCCGAGCAGGTCAACCGGTTGATCCTAGGGTTCATTGAGCAGCACTGACCAAGCGGGCGGCGCGGTGATTCGTCGCCCCTACAAAATTCTGGAGGCAACGCTATGAACGTTTCAATCAAGCCTACCCGCAGCATGCGCGCCGCTGTCTGGCATGGCCGCAACGACATCCGCGTCGAAGACGTGCCGCTGCCCGTAGCGCCGCCCGCCGGCTGGGTGCAGATCCGCGTGCAGTGGTGCGGCATCTGTGGTTCTGACCTGCATGAATATGTGGCCGGGCCGGTGTTCATTCCGGTGGACGCGCCGCATCCGCTGACCGGCATCAAGGGCCAGTGCATCCTCGGCCATGAGTTCTGCGGTGAAATCGTCGAATTGGGGGCTGGTGTCGAGGGCTTCTGCGTCGGCGAGCCGGTGGCAGCCGATGCCTGTCAGCACTGTGGCACCTGCTATTACTGCACACATGGGCTCTACAACATCTGCGAAAACCTGGCGTTCACCGGGCTGATGAACAACGGTGCGTTCGCGGAGCTGGTCAATGTGCCGGCCAATCTGCTTTACAAACTGCCGGCTGATTTTCCCGCCGAAGCCGGCGCGCTGATCGAGCCGTTGGCGGTGGGTATGCATGCGGTGAAAAAGGCCGGCAGCCTGTTGGGCCAGAACGTAGTGGTGGTCGGCGCCGGCACCATCGGCCTGTGCACCATCATGTGCGCCAAGGCCGCCGGCGCGGCGCAGGTGATCGCCCTGGAAATGTCCGGTGCGCGCAAGGCCAAGGCCCTGGAAGTCGGGGCCAGTCATGTGATCGATCCGAACGAGTGCGACGCCCTGGCCGAAGTCCGCCGCCTGACCGCTGGCCTGGGTGCCGATGTCAGTTTCGAGTGCATCGGCAACAAGCACACCGCCAAACTCGCCATCGACCTGATCCGCAAGGCGGGCAAATGTGTGCTGGTGGGGATTTTCGAGGAACCGAGCGAGTTCAACTTCTTTGAACTGGTCTCCACCGAGAAGCAGGTACTTGGCGCGCTGGCCTACAACGGTGAATTCGCCGACGTGATTGCCTTCATCGCCGATGGGCGCCTGGACATCTCGCCGCTGGTGACCGGGCGCATCCAGCTGGAGCAGATTGTTGGCCAGGGGTTCGAGGAACTGGTCAACAACAAGGAGCACAACGTGAAAATCATCGTGTCACCCGCACGGATCTGAGCGCGCCTGAGGTGGGCGATTGGCGATGGCCGGCAAGGCCATCGCACTTTTTATCTCAGGTATAGGCCAGCAAGCGCCCACACAACACCACCGTGAACCATATCGCCACGGACAGCACCGCCTGCGCTTTTGCAAGTCCTGGTGCCGCGCTGGCGGTGTTCCATTGGCTGACCGTGCGATAAATCCCGAGGTGAAACGCCAGGGCGTTGAGGCCCGCCGCCGCAATCAGGCACAGCTTGAGGATAAACACGCCATTGCCGGCGAAGTCATGGGGATGGGCGCTGAACATCATCAAACCGGCGGGTACGATCAACAGCAGGGCCGCAAGGGCCCAGGGCAGTAGATGGCGGGCCAGCGCCGTCACGGCAATGTCCTTGGACACCCCAAGCACCCGCAAATCGAACATCACCACCGCGCCCACCAACAGCGAAAACCCGATGATGTGCACCACCTCCACCAACGGGTAGAGCCACAGTTCGCCGCGCATGGCCAGCGCCAGGGACGAACCTTCCAGTTGGTCCAGCCAGCCCTGCGGGTCGTTGCCTGCCTCGATGGCCTGCATCAGCGCAACTCGACGGTCTTGTTGTCGACGGTGATGCGTTCTGCGCGCAACTCATCGGGTTTGTTGCGGTTTGCATAGCCGACCACGCCCACCTGGTTGCCAGGCTTGAGCATGTCCTTGCTCAGGCCTCGGTTCTCCATGCGTGACGGCGGGGCGAGCACCACGGTCCAGGTTTTGTCCGCCGTTTTCAGGCGCACGAAGCCATGGGGATGCGAATAGCCGGATTCTTCTATCGTTCCGTTGAGTTGCAGGGTGTTGTCAGTGTCGTACTCGCTCCAGCCGTGATGGGCCAGGGCTGTCGTTGCCATCAGCATCAACGATAAGCCGATGCAACCGAGTATGTGTTTCATGGCAGGTCTCCTGTTGGATCATCGGTTCAGCCCGGCAGGTAGTTGCGCCAGACGCGGTCTTCGCCGAGCTGCAGTGACTGCTCGTCTTCTTCGCGAAACCTGTGGTCGCAGTCGAGGAAGAACTCATCGAGTTGCGGCGGCTTGACGTGGGTGGCACTGAGCATGGTGTGGACCTGTCCGCGATGATGGATCTGATGTTCGAACAGGTGCAACAGCAGTCGGTCGATTCGTTCGCGCACCACCTCGTCGACACGCACCAGATCGACGGAGCGGGCGAGGTCGGTTTCCCGCAGGGCTTCGCAGAATGCCACCAGTCGCTGGTCGGTTTGAGTCTGGTTGTGCAGCAATTGGGCAAAGGCCAGGGTCTCGGAAAAATCCTTTATCTGGCCGTCACGGTCGCCTTCCAGGGCGGTGAGGTAATAGCGGTCCACTTCCAGGATGTGGCAAAGCGTGGCCTGGATGGACGGGAAGAACCCCGTGCGCGGTGCCTGGTATTGGGTCTCGCTCAACGGCGCGCAGGCAGTGAGTAGTCGGTGATTGGCCCACTGATTGTTCAGGGCCTGGGCCAGGAAATAGTTCATGGGGCACCTTGTGTGCGAGCTGGCTCACGATGAGGGCGGCACATCCAGCATAGTCGATTCAGACAGACCGCTATCGCGAGCAGGCTCGCTCCCACAGGGATTTGTGGTGAATGTGGGAGCGAGCCTGCTCGCGATGGCGGCGGCGCTATCACCGCCGGTCAGCGCCATGTCCTGCGGTCAAAGCCCCACATCCGGCAACACCGGCCGATTGGCCAGGGCCTTGGCCATGATCTGCTCGACGTACACGCGATCCTCCTCCGGCAGCGCCAGGCGCGGTGGGCGGGTGAGGGCGCTGCCGCGACCGGCGATGGCTTCGCACAGTTTGATGCACTGCACCAGGTCGGCGCGGGCGTCCAGGTGCAGGATCGGCATCAGCCATTCATAGATCGGCATCGCTTCGGCAAACCGTCCGGCGCGGGCCAGGCGGAAAATGGTTTCGCCTTCTTGAGGGAACACGTTGGACATCCCCGAGACCCAGCCTTCGGCACCCACGGCCAGGCTTTCCAGCACCACGTCGTCCAGGCCTGCAAACAACACAAAGCGGTCGCCCACTTCATTGCGCACGTCGATGAAGCGCCGGGTGTCGCCGGACGAATCCTTGAAACACACCACGTTGTCGCAATCGGCCAGGGAAATCAGGATGTCCGGGGTCACGTCATTCTTGTAGATCGGCGGATTGTTGTAGACCATCAACGGCACGTCGGCATGCCGGGCCACGTAGCGGAAATGCTCGGCGGTCTCGAACGGCTTGGAGCCATAGACCAGCGCTGGCATCAGCATCACGCCGTCGACGCCGACCCGGCGCACCGCGTTGGCGACCTTGGCCGCCTGCACGCTGGTGAACTCGGCCACGCCGCAGATCACCGGCACCCGGCCCCGGGCAGCATCCACCGCCACTTCGGTCACGGCGATTTTCTCCTCGGCGCTCAGGGAGGTGTTTTCCCCCACCGAGCCGCAGACCACCAGGCCTGACACGCCATCGCGGATGACGTTGGAAATCACTTGATGGGTTTTTTCCAGGTTGATGGAAAAGTCATCGTTGAACTGCGTGGTGACGGCGGGGAATACGCCGCTCCAATTGATGCGTTTGCTCATGGTTGTCTCCGGTTGTTAATGGTATGTGGCGAGGGAATTTGTGGGAGCAAAGCTTGCTCCCACAGGGGGCGATGCCAATTCAAGAAGTCATGCGCCAGGCCAGGTATCCGAAAGCCGATACCCCTGTGGCCAGGGATCTGCCGGGTCGAGCAGCAACTGATGCGTGCCGGTGATCCACGCGCGCCCAGCGATGCACGGATAAATTGCCGGGCGTCCGGCCACTTCGGTCAATGAATCGATACGGCAGTGGAACTCGGAGCCGATGATCGAGCGGCCGATGAAACGCTCTCCCACTTGCATCAACCCCTTGGCGTGCAACACCGCCATGCGCGCCGAGCAACCGGTGCCGGTGGGGGAGCGATCGATCTTGCCGGGCTGGATCACCACGGCGTTGGCACCGCTGGCGATGCCGTTCTCCAGGACGATGGGCGCGGCAATCTGGCAAAACGAGATATGCGACCAGTCCGGGTTCAACGGATGGACAAAGCCCAGTTGCTCGTTGGCGGCCCGGGTGATTTTCAACCCCACGGCCACCAATTCGGCCGCTTCATCAGGACGGATAGCAAAACCCAGGCGCTGGGCGTCGACGATGACGAAACTGTCGCCGCCGTAGGCAGTGTCCACCTGCAGCGACCCCAGCCCCTCGACTTCGATCCAGGCATCGAGGCGGTCGGCGAAGGAGGGCACGTTCTTGATTTCCACCCGCTGGACTTTACCGTCGCGGCAGTCGGCCACCGCTTCGATCAGCCCGCCGGGCGCTTCGAGGACCAAGCGCGTCTGGGGCTCGGTCATGGGCAGGATGCCGCTATCGAGCAACACAGTGGCGACGCACAACGAGTTGGAACCGGACATCGGCGGTGTGTCGGCCGGTTCCATGATGATCCAGGCCATCTGCGCCCGCGGGTCCTTGGCCGGCACCAGCAGGTTGACGTGACGGAACACGCCGCCACGGGGCTCGTTGAGGACGAAGTTGCGCAGGGTCTGGTCCTGGGCGATCCAGCGTGACTGTTCCCATACGGTGGCGCCGGGCGGTGGTGCGACGCCGCCGACGATCACATCGCCGACTTCGCCTTCGGCGTGGCAGCTGACGATATGGATGATTTTTGATGAGCGCATTGGCTGCTCCTTGGGTTGTCTGGTCGGGCCTCATCGCGAGCAGGCTCGCTCCCACACTGTTTTGCGTACGCCACAGAACCTGTGGGAGCGAGCCTGCTCGCGAAAGGGCCGTCCGCTATTTCACCGACTTGAGAAAAGCCGCCGTCTCCGGCTGCACAGGATTACCAATCACCTGATCCGGCGGCCCGATCTCATGGACCCGCCCGTCGCAGAAAAACGCCACGCGGTCGGACACATCCCGGGCGAAGCGGATCTCGTGGGTCACCAGCACCATGGTCATGCCGTCTTCGGCGAGCATGCGCATGGTGTCCAGCACTTCGCCCACCAATTGCGGGTCCAGGGCCGAGGTGGCTTCGTCGAAGAGCATGTAGTCCGGCGACATCGCCAGGGCCCGGGCGATCGCCATGCGCTGTTGTTGACCACCGGAAAGCTTGCCGGGGAAGGCCTTGAGTTTGTCTCCCAGGCCCACATGTTCCAGCTGTTGCAGCGCCAGCGCTTCGGCCTCCTGCTTGCTTTTGCCCAGCACTTTGCGAGGCGCCAGCATCACGTTTTCCAGCACGGTCAGATGGGGGAAAGCGTTCCATTGCTGGAACACGATGCCGATCTTTTGCCGCAAGCGGTTGAGGTCGGTGGCGCGGTCGTGAACCTCGATGCCGTCCACGCGGATGCTGCCTTTGTGGATCGGCTCAAGGCCGTTGATGCACATCAGCAGGGTCGATTTGCCGGAGCCGGAGCCGCCGATGATCGACACCACTTCCCCTTTGTCCACCGTCAGGCTCACGCCCTTGACCACTTCCAGCTCGCCAAAGGATTTGTGTACGTTCTCGATCTCAATCATTTTCCTGCCACCTTCTTTCCAGACGTGCGCCAAGGCGGGCGACCACCAGGCTCATGACGTAGTAAATGAGGCCCGCGATGCACAGCACCAGCAACGGTTCCTGGATGCGGGTGACGATGGTTTGCGAGGCGCGCAGCAGTTCGACGATGCCGATCCACATCACCAGCGCGGTGTCTTTCATCACGCCCAACACCAGGTTCAGCCAGCCAGGGAATGCGACCCGCGTGGCAATCGGCAGGACGATGTAGCGCAGATCCTGCAGGTAACTCAGGCCCAGGGAGCGACTGGCCCGCCGGGTACTCAACGGCACCGCCAGCACGCCACCGCGCACGATCTCGGTGAAGTAGGCGGCGGCGTAGACGCCGAGCACGATGCAACCGACCGCGAAGGCGCTCAGGTTCAGGCCGACGATGCTCTTGAGGGCGTTGAACAGCACGAACTGGATCAGCAGCGGAACGCTGCGAAACACGTCCAGTACCCAGGCCAGTGGCAGGCTGGCCCGCGGCAGCAATGCCCGCAGCAGGCCGAACAGCAAGCCGGCCAGGGAGCCCAGCAGGATCGACCACGCGGTCAGTTGCAGCGTGACCCAGGCCCCGTCGAGCAAGAACAGCAGATCGTTAAGGGTGAGGCTGGTGGTAAACATGACGCGCCCTCAGTAGCGAAACAATCGCCAGGACAACAGCCGGGCCAGCCCGACGATCAGCTTGGCGATCAGGTAATACAGCACCGCCGCGAGGGCGAAGTATTCGAAGGTGCGGAAGGTCTTGACGTTGTATTCCTGGGTGACGCCGGTCAGGTCGTTGTTCAGGCCAACCACCACACCCAGGGAGGTCATCAGCACCGCCCAGACCATCTGGTTGGTCAGCGGGTAGAACACGATGCGCAGCAGTTGCGGCACGATGATCATCCGGTAGGCTTGCCAGGCGCTCATGCCCAGGGAGCGGGCGGCGCGCATCTGGGTACTCGGCACGGCCTTGAGGCCGCCGCGAAAGTTTTCCGCCAGGTAACCGGCGTTGTTGAAGGTGATCCCGGCCAGCAACGCCAGCCAGGAACTGACGTGCAGCCCGAGAGAGCCGAGGCCGAAGTAGAGGATGTAGATCTGGAACAGCGAGGGCGTGTTGCGGGCGATCGACACCCAGCCATTGCCCACGCCGCGCAGCAGCGGATGGCGGGCCTGGCGCATCACCGTCAGCACCAGGGCGATCAGCACGCCGAAGATCATCGACAGCGCCGCGGTCTCGAAGGTGACCCAGGCCCCGGCGAGCATGTCGGGCAGGGCACGCAAGGCCGGGCGCCACTGGAAACTGTAGTCAAACATCGGTCAGGCCCCCATATGGACAGTCGGTTGCAGCCACGTCGGCGGTTGACCGCTGGCCGTTGCGCTGCACGCAGCTTCAACGCACTGCGCAAGGCTGGCGAAGTGCACGCCGCGACCGACCAGACCCGGTGCGTAATGGGCGTATTTGCCGGAGTTGGTCATCAGGGTGGTGGCGCCGGGCGGAATAACCGGCTCGCCCAACATGCACCAGCAGGTGTCGGTGACCAGGAGCGCGCCGAAGGCTTCGATAGCCTGCAGATGGCCCGCTTCGCGAGCCTGTTCCAGTACCGCTCGGCCACAGGTGATCGCCAGCACCACCTCCGGATGTTTGTGGCGGCCTGCGCACAGGGCCGACAGGGCGGCGAATTCGCTGAGGGAAAAATGCGGATTGCCCAGGGAGACCACGTCCACCTGGCGGTGCCGGGCGCTGTTGAGTTCGCGCCAACTGGCGAGCAGGCCGGCAACGCTGACAGTGTCCTGCGGCAAACTGACTCCCGGCTCCAGGACATCGACCGGGTCGAGGGCCTCGGGCGTCACCCCGGCGATGTGGAACAGCGGCGCGGCGCTGGTGGTGGCGAACGCGGCGCCGAAGGCTTTCAAGTCGTCCCGCGTGGGGGCGGCGTGCTCCAGGCCGCGGATCAGTGGAATGCGTCGGCCCGTCAGGCTGCCGATGTGATAACCCAGCAGCGGATAGAAACTGTCGTCCACGGGCCCCAGCGGCGGCACATCGATAATCAGCGCGGCTTTGCGCTGCGCGTCAAGATGGCAGCCGGTCAATGGCGCGCGGCCGCAGAGGGCGATGCAGATGTCCAGGAAGTCCGGGTACTTCTGCGTGCGGGCACCGAGCACGCTGTTGGCGTAGACCACGGCGTTGGATTCGGCCCAGACGATCTGCTCACCAGCCTTGGGCGCGCTGTCGAGCAGGTAGGGGGCACAGGTGAAACTCAACTGCGCCCCCATTGCCATGTAGGCATCCCCCAAGGCGCTGGCTGGCTCACCCAGGGCAGGGTCGACGCCCAGCTCCCGCCAGCGCCGCTGGTCTACGGAAATCGAATTGAGCGTGGTGGGCACGCGCACCTTCGCGCCCCATTGCACCAGTTGTTCGGCAAAACGCAGGCTGGCCGGGCCGGTATAGATGCAGCCATCGATGTGGGCCTGGGTCACATCCAGCAGTTGTGTGGCGCCCTGGATATCGGCCATGCGCAATACAATCTGCATTGCGACCTGGGCCGCCTTGCCGTGGCTGCCGTCCAGCAGCGCCTGGTCCTGTTGGCTGAGGCTGATGGTTGAACCGCTGAGCGCGGGGGTTGGAAAGTCCAGCTCGTGCCAGCCATCGTTGGGGCGCTGACCTGACAAGGTCAGCCGAGCGCCTTCAATGCGCACAGAACCCTGGCCGCGCAACCGCTTGAAGGCCTCGTGCCCGACACACACCACCGGCAGGGAGCGCTGGAAAATTACCTGCGCCACCAGCACGCCCAGGGTCAGGATTTCATCGGCCTCGGCCAGCACCAGGGCCGCAGGGGCGTGGCCGTTGCTGATCAGCTCCATCAGCACGCTGCTGCCGGTGCAGGAGCCACGCCCGCTGGGAATCGCCAGCACGCGCCCGGCCAGGCGTTCGCCGCTCAACGGATGATGGCGGTCAATCACCTCGCCGCTGGCCGGATCGACCCCGCCCCAGAAACTCAGGCCCACATCGGCGTACAGCAGGGCGCCTTGGGCGGCACCCTCCACCAGACTTCGGCCCGTCACACGGGTAGGCGTGCTTGGCATGCTCCAATCCTCAGTAGTAGACCTGCGGCACCACCAGGTCGGCCGGCAGAATATCGGTGCCCACCCATTTGACGAACAGCTCCTTGTAACGGCCAGTGCGCACCTGCTGGTTGACGAAGAGGTTGAGGTAGTTGATCAACCCGTACTCGTTGCGCTTGGCGCCAAGGGACACGTAGTCGATGACATAGGGCGCGTTGCCCGCGATTTTCAGGTTCTTGTACTTGCCCGACTTGATGGTCGCGGCCGCCACGGTGTTGGTCACCACGGTCGCATCGATGTGGCCCTGGGCGACGGCCAGCAGCGTGTCGTTCTGCGACTGGTAGGCGCGGAAACTGCCGCTGCCCCAACTCTTCTGGTCTTTTTCCAGGGCGATGGCTTCGTAGGTGCCGCTGGTGTTACCCAGAGGTTTGCCCTTGAGGTCGTCGTAGCTGTTGATACCGGTATCGTCGCGGGTCAGCACCACCATCTGAAACGCGAAGTAGGGCACGGTCAGGCCCACGGTCTTGGCCCGCTCCAGGGTGTCGGAGGTGGAGGCAACGATCACGTCCGCACGGCCGGAAACCAGCGCCGGGATCCGGTCCGGGAACGGTGTTTCCACCACTTCGGGTTCCACGCCGAGGACTTTCGCCAGGTCGTGGCAATAGTCCACGTCAAAACCAGCGGGTTTATTGCCAGCGTCACGAAAACCCATGGGCGGGAAGTCCAGGGTCACGGCGCAGCGCAGTTTGCCGGAGCCGATGATGTCGTCGAGTTTGTCGGCGTGAGCGGGGGCGATGAAAAGGGGCGTGAGGGCAACGCTCAGGGCTACAGCCAATGCAGGGTTTTTCATAAATGCCTCGCTGTCGAATAAATGCGGATGAAATATCGTATTGAGGATTTCGTATACGATATTAAATAAAGCAAGCAGCGTGCCGGTTTGAGGTTGAGTCAGTGGTCATTGGTAAGGCTTTGATGTGCATACATTAAAAGACGTGGAGCTGCGTCAGACGGCGAACAACGCTTGCGTGCGGTGTTACAGATAGGAGCAATCGCGGTCCCCATGCCCCACCAGGGAACACCGGTCAGCGCTGATTTTCGCGATACTGGCTGGGTGAAAGGCTGGTCAAGGCGCGGAACTGCCGGCTGAACGCGCTGTGATCGGTGTAGCCGCAGCGCAGGGCGATTTCGGTGATGGGCAGGTCGTGGTCCAGTAACAACCGCGAGGCTTCTTCCAGCCGCGCCTTGTGAATCATCTGCCGGGGCGTGAGCTGGAAGATGCGCTTGCAGTGGCGCTCCAACTGCGCCACTGACAACCCGGCGATGGCGGTCAGGTCGGCAAGGCTGATGGGGTGGGCGAAGTGCTGCTTGATATGGGCATCCACCGCCGCCAGTTTGTGGAACGCAGGGTGACTCGACTGCGGCAGTTGCAAGTCCCGGGAAATCCCGGCCAGGCCGACGATCTGGCCGTTGGGCGCATGCAGGGCGAGTTTATGGGTCAGGCACCACACCGGCTGGTTGCCGTAGTACAGGTGCAGTTCGAGCTGGTCGGCCAGTTCCCGGCCGCTGGCCAGCACCCGTCGGTCCTGCTCGGTGTACAGCGGGCCGAAACGCTCGGGAAAAACCTGCTCGGCAGTGAGGCCCAGCAGGTCAGCGCTTTGTTTGAAGCCGCAACGCCGGGCCAGGGTCTGGTTGACGAAGGCATAGCGGGCTTGCCTGTCCTTGATGAAAAACACCACGTCCGACAGGGTGTCGAGCAACGGCGCGATGGGTTGCAGGCTGTTGAGCAGGGTCGGTAAATCGCAGGGGGCGAAGGAAGTGAGCGTGGGGTACATGGTCCAGCATCGCCTTCTGATGGGAGCGAGCGTGCTCGCGGTAGCGCAGTGTCAATCGAAAATACGGGACCTGTCACCTCGCAATCGCACGCTGGTTCGCACAGTTCTTTATGAATGACCCGAAGCAACTGTGGGAGCGAGCCTGCTCGCGATAGCGCCGGTTCAGCAGCATTGATGTTGACTGACACTCCGCTATCGCGAGCAGGCTCGCTCCCACAGGTTGGGCTTGCACGGGCTCAAGTGGGCGGGGTTTCTTGCAGGTGCAGCAAAGTCTCGATCCGCGCCGGGCTGAAGGGCGGGCGCGGCGTGGGTGAGGGCCAGCCGAACAGATGTTCCAGCGCGGCAGCGCAGACCCGCCCCTGGCAGGCCCCCATGCCGCACCGGCTCGCCAGTTTCGCTGCGCGCCAGTCCTGGTGGTCGACCAGCTCGCCATACGGCACGTCTTCGCAGCGGCACACCAGCGTGTCGTCCCGAGCGAGGGTCTTGAGTCGCGCGTTCAGGGCGAAGGCTTTGTTCAAAGCCCGGGCGAAACCCTGCCAGCGTGCCCGGCGAGGCCACAAGCGTTGAGCGGCGACACTATTGCCAACGGCGCTGTGGCCGGCGATGGCGCCTTCCACCAGCGCCAGTTCGCTGCCACCGAAACCGGTGCATTCACCGGCGGCGTAATGGTCGTGGCGGGTGGTCGCTTGCCAGGCGTCAACAGCTAGCGCCTGGCCTTCAAGACCACAGCCCAAGGCCTGGCCGAGCTGAGTATTGGGAATGAGCCCGAACCCACAGGCAAGACGGTCGCAGGCCAGTTCAAGTGTCTTGCCCTGTTGCAGCAAGCGCACGCCCTCAAGCCGCTCGCGACCCAGGGCCTCCAGCACATGCGTGCCGGTGCGGTAGTGTGGATCGAAAAGGCTGAACGACTGCAAAAACTTGCCCGGCCAGCGCGGCAACTGCGCGGCGAAACCAGCGACGGCGCCACGACTGGCCTGCTCGGCGATCCGCAGTACCTGCGCCCCTTGATGTTTGGCGGTGGCGGCGCTGGCCAGCAGCAACGGACCGCTGCCGGCGATCACCAGCCGTTCGCCGCGCACTGGCAGGCCACTCTTGATCAATGCTTGTAAACCACCGACGGCGATCACCCCCGGCAGCGTCCAGCCGGGGAAGGGCAGCAGCAGTTCGCGCGCGCCGGTGCACAGGATCAAGCGCTGGTAGGTGATCTGCCAGCCGCGCTCGGCATCTTCCACCAGCAGGGTTTTATCGGCGGCGCAGGCGATGACGCGGGTGCCGGCGTGGCAGCGCACATTGGCGCAGGCCTGTAATGAGTTGCGCAGACGTCGGGCCTCGGCGGGGAGGTGAGCTTGGGGGCCGTCGCGCCAGATCTGCCCGCCCGGCAATGGATTATCGTCCAGCAGCACAATGCGCATGCCGCTGCTTGCCGCGGCCAGGGCGGCAGCCATGCCGGCGGGGCCGGCGCCGATGATCAACAGGTCGGTGGTTTCGTTCATGGTCGTGTTTGCACCTGCATGCCATCGCGGCATAGCGTCTGGCAGGCCAGGCGTCGATGGCCATCGATCATCACCCGGCATTCCTGGCAAATGCCCATGCCGCACAGAGGCGCGCGGCGCTGGCCGCTGACCGAAGTGCGGCCGCAACCGTCGGCTCCCAGGGCAAGGGCGGCGGCGACGCTGGTGCCGCTGACGACAGTGAGCGGGCGACCATCGAGAAACAGATCAGGCATGGGCCGGTTCTCCCAGAAAACGCTGTGGCAGGTACGGTTGCGTCGCCAGCGGCGAGGTTTCGTTGAACAGTTGCGCGGCCAACAGATCGGCCGTCGCGGGTGCCGTCGTCACGCCCAGGCCTTCGTGACCCACCGCCAGCCACAGGCCAGGGCGTTGCGGATGTTGCCCCACCAGCGGCAGGCCGTCGGGGCTGGCGGCGCGAAAACCGGTCCAGGCGCGGATGCCGTTGAGGTGTGCCAGGCCTGGCATGTAGTCGACAGCACGCTTGAGCATCTTTGCCAGCATCCAGCCTTCCACTTGCGGGTCGACGGTGCCGAACTGTCGCGAGGCACCGATGAACAGCTGCCCGGTCGGACGCGGCTGGATATTGCACGCCACCGATGGACCGCTGGCGTTGTGAGCGCTGGTGACATACCCCAGCTCCACCAGGGTGTGGGAGATGGTGGCGGGGTAACG is drawn from Pseudomonas rhizophila and contains these coding sequences:
- a CDS encoding 2,3-butanediol dehydrogenase; its protein translation is MRAAVWHGRNDIRVEDVPLPVAPPAGWVQIRVQWCGICGSDLHEYVAGPVFIPVDAPHPLTGIKGQCILGHEFCGEIVELGAGVEGFCVGEPVAADACQHCGTCYYCTHGLYNICENLAFTGLMNNGAFAELVNVPANLLYKLPADFPAEAGALIEPLAVGMHAVKKAGSLLGQNVVVVGAGTIGLCTIMCAKAAGAAQVIALEMSGARKAKALEVGASHVIDPNECDALAEVRRLTAGLGADVSFECIGNKHTAKLAIDLIRKAGKCVLVGIFEEPSEFNFFELVSTEKQVLGALAYNGEFADVIAFIADGRLDISPLVTGRIQLEQIVGQGFEELVNNKEHNVKIIVSPARI
- a CDS encoding DUF6644 family protein, with amino-acid sequence MQAIEAGNDPQGWLDQLEGSSLALAMRGELWLYPLVEVVHIIGFSLLVGAVVMFDLRVLGVSKDIAVTALARHLLPWALAALLLIVPAGLMMFSAHPHDFAGNGVFILKLCLIAAAGLNALAFHLGIYRTVSQWNTASAAPGLAKAQAVLSVAIWFTVVLCGRLLAYT
- a CDS encoding DUF6152 family protein — translated: MKHILGCIGLSLMLMATTALAHHGWSEYDTDNTLQLNGTIEESGYSHPHGFVRLKTADKTWTVVLAPPSRMENRGLSKDMLKPGNQVGVVGYANRNKPDELRAERITVDNKTVELR
- a CDS encoding amino acid ABC transporter permease, with translation MFDYSFQWRPALRALPDMLAGAWVTFETAALSMIFGVLIALVLTVMRQARHPLLRGVGNGWVSIARNTPSLFQIYILYFGLGSLGLHVSSWLALLAGITFNNAGYLAENFRGGLKAVPSTQMRAARSLGMSAWQAYRMIIVPQLLRIVFYPLTNQMVWAVLMTSLGVVVGLNNDLTGVTQEYNVKTFRTFEYFALAAVLYYLIAKLIVGLARLLSWRLFRY
- a CDS encoding amino acid ABC transporter permease — its product is MFTTSLTLNDLLFLLDGAWVTLQLTAWSILLGSLAGLLFGLLRALLPRASLPLAWVLDVFRSVPLLIQFVLFNALKSIVGLNLSAFAVGCIVLGVYAAAYFTEIVRGGVLAVPLSTRRASRSLGLSYLQDLRYIVLPIATRVAFPGWLNLVLGVMKDTALVMWIGIVELLRASQTIVTRIQEPLLVLCIAGLIYYVMSLVVARLGARLERRWQEND
- a CDS encoding amino acid ABC transporter ATP-binding protein; translated protein: MIEIENVHKSFGELEVVKGVSLTVDKGEVVSIIGGSGSGKSTLLMCINGLEPIHKGSIRVDGIEVHDRATDLNRLRQKIGIVFQQWNAFPHLTVLENVMLAPRKVLGKSKQEAEALALQQLEHVGLGDKLKAFPGKLSGGQQQRMAIARALAMSPDYMLFDEATSALDPQLVGEVLDTMRMLAEDGMTMVLVTHEIRFARDVSDRVAFFCDGRVHEIGPPDQVIGNPVQPETAAFLKSVK
- a CDS encoding DinB family protein, producing MNYFLAQALNNQWANHRLLTACAPLSETQYQAPRTGFFPSIQATLCHILEVDRYYLTALEGDRDGQIKDFSETLAFAQLLHNQTQTDQRLVAFCEALRETDLARSVDLVRVDEVVRERIDRLLLHLFEHQIHHRGQVHTMLSATHVKPPQLDEFFLDCDHRFREEDEQSLQLGEDRVWRNYLPG
- a CDS encoding trans-3-hydroxy-L-proline dehydratase; protein product: MRSSKIIHIVSCHAEGEVGDVIVGGVAPPPGATVWEQSRWIAQDQTLRNFVLNEPRGGVFRHVNLLVPAKDPRAQMAWIIMEPADTPPMSGSNSLCVATVLLDSGILPMTEPQTRLVLEAPGGLIEAVADCRDGKVQRVEIKNVPSFADRLDAWIEVEGLGSLQVDTAYGGDSFVIVDAQRLGFAIRPDEAAELVAVGLKITRAANEQLGFVHPLNPDWSHISFCQIAAPIVLENGIASGANAVVIQPGKIDRSPTGTGCSARMAVLHAKGLMQVGERFIGRSIIGSEFHCRIDSLTEVAGRPAIYPCIAGRAWITGTHQLLLDPADPWPQGYRLSDTWPGA
- a CDS encoding dihydrodipicolinate synthase family protein, which gives rise to MSKRINWSGVFPAVTTQFNDDFSINLEKTHQVISNVIRDGVSGLVVCGSVGENTSLSAEEKIAVTEVAVDAARGRVPVICGVAEFTSVQAAKVANAVRRVGVDGVMLMPALVYGSKPFETAEHFRYVARHADVPLMVYNNPPIYKNDVTPDILISLADCDNVVCFKDSSGDTRRFIDVRNEVGDRFVLFAGLDDVVLESLAVGAEGWVSGMSNVFPQEGETIFRLARAGRFAEAMPIYEWLMPILHLDARADLVQCIKLCEAIAGRGSALTRPPRLALPEEDRVYVEQIMAKALANRPVLPDVGL